A genomic segment from Actinoplanes sichuanensis encodes:
- a CDS encoding helix-turn-helix transcriptional regulator yields MNRTDRLYALVEELRAVAPRPRSARWLAERFEVSVRTVERDISALQQSGTPIWAEPGRTGGYCLDRAHTLPPVNLTPEEAVAMALALRSMAGTPFRQPAATALRKVLAAMRPEDVAAAHDLAGRIQLAGDATPITLPRLAGGPLPVGCVLRIGYADRFGVVTLRDIEPLGYVGVSERWYLIAWCRLRDGVRIFRADRISSVTPTREAAPPRSLSEAGVDIPHRLRPLSLT; encoded by the coding sequence GTGAATCGAACCGATCGGCTGTATGCGCTCGTCGAGGAGTTGCGGGCGGTCGCCCCCCGACCACGCAGCGCCCGCTGGCTGGCCGAGCGGTTCGAGGTGAGCGTGCGCACGGTCGAGCGGGACATCTCGGCCCTGCAGCAGTCCGGCACCCCGATCTGGGCCGAGCCGGGCCGCACCGGCGGCTACTGCCTGGATCGCGCGCACACCCTGCCGCCGGTCAACCTGACTCCGGAGGAGGCGGTGGCCATGGCGCTCGCCCTGCGCAGCATGGCCGGCACTCCGTTCCGGCAGCCCGCGGCGACCGCGCTGCGCAAGGTGCTCGCCGCGATGCGCCCGGAGGATGTGGCCGCCGCCCACGACCTGGCCGGGCGGATCCAGCTGGCCGGTGACGCGACCCCGATCACCCTGCCACGCCTGGCCGGCGGCCCGCTGCCGGTGGGCTGCGTGCTCCGGATCGGTTATGCCGACCGGTTCGGCGTGGTGACCCTGCGCGACATCGAGCCGCTGGGTTATGTCGGCGTCAGCGAGCGGTGGTATCTGATCGCCTGGTGCCGACTGCGCGACGGGGTGCGGATCTTCCGGGCCGACCGGATCAGTTCGGTGACGCCGACCCGGGAGGCGGCGCCACCGCGGTCGCTCAGCGAGGCCGGCGTGGACATCCCACACCGGCTGCGCCCGCTGAGCCTCACCTGA
- a CDS encoding NAD+ synthase, translated as MPTLRIALAQVNSTVGDIRGNADSVRRWSRQAADAGAHLVAFPEMMLTGYPIEDLVFRNSFVEASRRALRALAADLAADGLGELAVVVGYVDADGPPAISSDAVPGSGRRDASALLHRGEVVATYYKHHLPNYGVFDEDRYFEPGDTLTVARLGGVDVALTVCEDIWQAGGPFTAARRAGVGLVVNINASPYELNKDDVRLALVRRRAVEAGATVAFVNMVGGQDELVFDGGSMIVSETGELLARTGQFSEELLVHDLELDLKEPEPGPTALKIDRVATDVVLTPPADTRRGGIADRVEDAAEIWSALVLGLRDYVNKNRFRSVIFGLSGGIDSAVVAAIAVDALGPERVVGVSLPSGHSSDHSKDDAADLAKRTGLDYRTEPIQAMVDAFLANLSLSGLAVENLQARVRGVILMALSNQEGHLVLTTGNKSELAVGYSTLYGDSVGGFNPLKDVPKTMVWQLARWRNTQPGTPPIPENSITKAPSAELRPDQKDSDSLPDYEILDPIIKGYVDQDLGRDELIAAGNDPALVDRTLRMIDLAEYKRRQSAPGTKISGKAFGRDRRLPITNLFREGQAVDPL; from the coding sequence ATGCCCACGTTGCGCATCGCCCTCGCTCAGGTGAACTCGACAGTCGGTGACATTCGCGGCAACGCGGATTCGGTCCGGCGCTGGTCCCGGCAGGCGGCGGACGCCGGAGCACACCTGGTGGCGTTTCCGGAGATGATGCTGACCGGCTATCCCATCGAGGATCTGGTCTTCCGCAACTCGTTCGTCGAGGCGTCCCGACGGGCGCTGCGGGCCCTCGCCGCCGACCTGGCCGCCGACGGCCTGGGTGAGCTCGCGGTCGTGGTCGGTTACGTGGACGCCGACGGGCCGCCGGCGATCAGCTCCGACGCCGTCCCCGGCAGCGGTCGGCGGGACGCGTCCGCGCTGCTGCACCGGGGCGAGGTGGTGGCCACCTACTACAAGCACCACCTGCCCAACTACGGCGTCTTCGACGAGGACCGCTACTTCGAGCCCGGCGACACGCTCACCGTGGCCCGGCTCGGCGGGGTCGACGTGGCGCTCACCGTCTGCGAGGACATCTGGCAGGCCGGTGGGCCGTTCACCGCCGCTCGGCGGGCCGGGGTGGGGCTGGTGGTCAACATCAACGCGTCGCCGTACGAGCTGAACAAGGACGACGTGCGGCTCGCCCTGGTGCGGCGCCGGGCCGTCGAGGCGGGCGCCACGGTGGCGTTCGTCAACATGGTCGGCGGGCAGGACGAGCTGGTCTTCGACGGCGGCTCCATGATCGTTTCGGAGACCGGGGAGCTACTCGCCCGCACCGGCCAGTTCAGCGAGGAGCTGCTCGTACACGATCTGGAACTCGATCTCAAAGAGCCGGAGCCCGGCCCCACGGCACTCAAGATCGACCGGGTGGCGACCGACGTCGTCCTCACCCCGCCGGCCGACACCAGGCGGGGTGGCATCGCCGACCGCGTCGAGGACGCGGCCGAGATCTGGTCCGCCCTGGTCCTCGGCCTGCGCGACTATGTGAACAAGAACCGGTTCCGCTCGGTGATCTTCGGTCTGTCCGGCGGCATCGACTCGGCGGTGGTCGCCGCCATCGCCGTCGACGCCCTCGGCCCGGAACGGGTGGTCGGCGTCTCCCTGCCCAGCGGCCACTCCTCCGACCACTCCAAGGACGACGCCGCCGACCTGGCCAAACGCACCGGCCTCGACTACCGCACCGAGCCGATCCAGGCGATGGTCGACGCGTTCCTGGCGAACCTGTCGCTGTCCGGCCTGGCCGTGGAGAACCTGCAGGCCCGGGTCCGCGGCGTGATCCTGATGGCGCTCTCCAACCAGGAGGGGCACCTGGTCCTGACCACCGGCAACAAGAGTGAGCTGGCGGTCGGCTACTCGACGCTCTACGGCGATTCGGTCGGCGGGTTCAATCCGCTCAAGGACGTGCCGAAGACCATGGTGTGGCAGCTCGCACGGTGGCGGAACACGCAGCCCGGCACACCCCCGATCCCGGAGAACTCGATCACCAAGGCGCCCAGCGCGGAGCTGCGGCCCGATCAGAAGGACTCGGACTCGCTACCCGACTACGAGATCCTCGACCCGATCATCAAGGGCTACGTCGACCAGGACCTCGGTCGCGACGAGCTGATCGCGGCCGGCAACGATCCGGCCCTGGTCGACCGGACGCTGCGCATGATCGACCTGGCCGAGTACAAGAGGCGTCAGTCGGCCCCCGGCACCAAGATCTCCGGCAAGGCGTTCGGCCGCGATCGTCGCCTCCCCATTACGAACCTGTTTCGAGAAGGACAGGCAGTCGATCCACTCTAG
- a CDS encoding VOC family protein, translated as MSAVNGIAWFQIGTDQPEEAEQFYGGLFGWTFDREVPGYRIITTPAEGGIQGGLADTGGQGPNHAVFSVQVADADATCRAAEAAGGKVLVRRRSAAGIEIAHLLDPSGNQFQVFQPPAS; from the coding sequence ATGTCCGCAGTGAACGGCATCGCCTGGTTCCAGATCGGCACCGACCAGCCGGAGGAGGCCGAGCAGTTCTACGGCGGCCTGTTCGGGTGGACGTTCGACCGGGAGGTGCCCGGATACCGGATCATCACCACCCCGGCCGAGGGCGGCATCCAGGGCGGGCTCGCCGACACCGGTGGCCAGGGGCCGAACCACGCCGTCTTCTCGGTACAGGTCGCCGATGCCGACGCCACCTGCCGGGCGGCCGAGGCCGCCGGCGGCAAGGTGCTGGTTCGGCGCCGGTCGGCGGCCGGCATCGAGATCGCCCACCTGCTCGACCCGTCGGGCAACCAGTTCCAGGTCTTCCAGCCGCCGGCTTCCTGA
- a CDS encoding type 1 glutamine amidotransferase, whose amino-acid sequence MGTALVIENDPSDDLRRLGDWLAEGGLELTVLRPHAGDELPDSLDGYLALIVLGGDQNAFPDTAGVPGAPWFPALEGLLRKAVRFRVPTLGVCLGGQLLARAHGGSVGRSTAGPEIGPGLVAKRDAADNDPLFKWVPLLPDVLQWHRDEITELPAGAVLLAASTRYPNQAFRIGDRAWGLQFHIECDAAMIADWARSDGAGLAELGYDEEAVVAATVGVLADVEEVWQPFAVRFAALAQGRLADADIPNPGTGRTLPLLGQ is encoded by the coding sequence GTGGGCACCGCACTAGTCATCGAGAACGACCCCAGCGACGACCTCCGCCGACTCGGGGACTGGCTGGCCGAGGGTGGGCTGGAGCTCACCGTGCTTCGGCCGCACGCCGGCGACGAGCTGCCGGACAGCCTGGACGGCTATCTGGCGCTGATCGTGCTGGGTGGTGATCAGAACGCGTTCCCGGACACCGCGGGAGTGCCCGGTGCGCCCTGGTTCCCGGCGTTGGAGGGGCTGCTGCGCAAGGCGGTCCGGTTCCGGGTGCCCACGCTCGGTGTCTGTCTGGGCGGGCAGCTGCTGGCCCGGGCGCACGGTGGTTCGGTCGGGCGCAGCACCGCCGGTCCGGAGATCGGCCCCGGCCTGGTCGCCAAGCGCGACGCCGCCGACAACGACCCGCTGTTCAAGTGGGTGCCGCTGCTGCCCGACGTGCTCCAGTGGCACCGTGACGAGATCACCGAGCTGCCCGCCGGTGCGGTGCTGCTGGCCGCCTCCACCCGCTATCCGAACCAGGCGTTCCGGATCGGCGACCGGGCCTGGGGCCTGCAGTTCCACATCGAGTGCGACGCCGCGATGATCGCCGACTGGGCGCGGTCGGACGGTGCCGGTCTGGCCGAGCTGGGCTACGACGAGGAGGCCGTGGTGGCGGCCACCGTCGGGGTGCTCGCCGACGTGGAGGAGGTGTGGCAGCCGTTCGCGGTCCGGTTCGCCGCGCTCGCGCAGGGTCGGCTCGCCGACGCCGACATACCGAACCCCGGGACCGGGCGGACCCTGCCACTTCTGGGGCAGTGA
- a CDS encoding GNAT family N-acetyltransferase produces MEDISLEPVTAGNWRDCAALTVHPEQKRFVAEVTYYLCMCHYGDTWNPLAVVRGGAVVGFVIWAVDDDGSRWIGGLVVDAGLQRQGIGREVVRQLRERLITEPGTPNVALSYQPANTAARDLYLSMGFVETGETEDDEVVARWMP; encoded by the coding sequence ATGGAAGACATCAGCCTCGAACCGGTCACCGCCGGCAATTGGCGGGACTGCGCCGCGCTCACCGTCCATCCGGAGCAGAAGCGGTTCGTCGCCGAGGTCACCTACTACCTGTGCATGTGCCACTACGGCGACACCTGGAACCCGCTCGCCGTGGTCCGCGGCGGCGCCGTCGTCGGGTTCGTGATCTGGGCGGTCGACGACGACGGCAGCCGGTGGATCGGCGGCCTCGTGGTGGACGCGGGGCTCCAGCGGCAGGGCATCGGCCGCGAGGTGGTCCGGCAGTTGCGGGAGCGGCTGATCACCGAGCCGGGCACCCCGAACGTGGCGCTCAGCTACCAGCCGGCCAACACCGCGGCCCGCGACCTCTACCTGTCGATGGGCTTCGTCGAGACCGGCGAAACCGAGGACGACGAGGTCGTCGCGAGGTGGATGCCTTAG
- a CDS encoding RNA polymerase sigma factor → MMAPEGLDAVVQAAQRGDEEAFRLLYRTQQPALLRYLRVLVAEDAEDVASEAWLQIARDLRKFSGDWDGFRGWTATIARHRAMDLLRAQRRRPQASAPVEYLTELSADDDTADRAMELVTTDAALALIATLPPEQAEAVMLRVVVGLDATTTGKILGRRAGAVRTAAYRGLKQLAARLPPQAPQRPPEQRRTSTWTNPVTTSAAAALKEMR, encoded by the coding sequence ATGATGGCACCGGAGGGCCTCGACGCGGTCGTGCAGGCGGCACAGCGGGGCGACGAGGAGGCGTTCCGCCTGCTCTACCGCACCCAGCAGCCGGCTCTGTTGCGCTATCTGCGGGTCCTGGTCGCCGAGGACGCCGAGGACGTCGCCTCCGAAGCCTGGCTGCAGATCGCCCGCGACCTGCGTAAGTTCTCCGGCGACTGGGACGGCTTCCGGGGCTGGACCGCCACCATCGCCAGGCACCGTGCCATGGACCTGCTACGTGCCCAGCGCCGCCGCCCGCAGGCGAGCGCCCCGGTCGAGTATCTGACCGAGCTGAGCGCCGACGACGACACCGCCGATCGGGCCATGGAGCTGGTCACCACCGACGCGGCGCTGGCACTGATCGCGACGCTGCCGCCGGAGCAGGCCGAGGCGGTGATGCTGCGGGTGGTGGTCGGGCTGGACGCCACCACCACCGGCAAGATCCTCGGACGGCGGGCCGGCGCGGTCCGTACCGCCGCCTATCGGGGTCTCAAACAGCTCGCCGCCCGGCTCCCTCCGCAGGCACCTCAGCGCCCACCGGAACAGCGGCGGACATCCACCTGGACCAACCCGGTGACAACTTCGGCGGCCGCGGCGCTGAAGGAGATGAGATGA
- a CDS encoding RNB domain-containing ribonuclease: MPIKRVVAPQIDFSALRRELGLPEVFPAAVLAEAGTAARDTVMPETDRTGIEFVTIDPASSRDLDQAMHLSRRAGGGYRVHYAIADVASYVRPGGPLEAESWVRGQTVYLPDGRVPLHPPVLSEDAVSLLPGGDRAAVVWTIDLDADGDTVDVRVERGRVRSRAKLDYAGVQRQIDSGTAPEMLTLLPEIGGLLARRAADRGAVNLPLPSQEVERDSGGWRLVLRAPLAIEEHNAQISLLTGMAAAQIMLDGGVGLLRTMPRPKAEAVEKLRAAAGPLGIRWPDGAQVGAVIAAVDPADPRGAAFLDQAAELLRGAAYTAFGVAAPADSGRGADTGPAPSDGQSRGPAEGGRDGGPADGGRGGGPADGGREGGRGGGSATGGQDGGDGILGVPADAGHGGVGAPYAHVTAPLRRLADRYATEVCLSRYAGREIPEWVLSALPRLPKTMSSTDRVAGAADRGAIDLAEAVLLQGRVGEVFEAAVLDRDEANGKRPAGGTIALDEPAVRAKCLGDLPLGERVPVRLTAADPISRTVRFERA; encoded by the coding sequence GTGCCGATCAAACGGGTGGTGGCGCCGCAGATCGATTTCTCGGCGCTGCGGCGGGAGCTTGGGTTGCCTGAGGTGTTTCCGGCGGCGGTGCTGGCCGAGGCCGGTACGGCTGCCCGGGACACGGTGATGCCGGAGACGGATCGGACCGGGATCGAGTTCGTGACGATCGATCCGGCCTCGTCCCGGGATCTTGACCAGGCCATGCATCTGAGCCGGCGGGCCGGGGGTGGTTATCGGGTCCACTACGCGATCGCCGATGTCGCGTCCTACGTGCGGCCGGGTGGGCCGCTCGAAGCGGAGAGCTGGGTTCGCGGGCAGACCGTCTATCTGCCGGACGGGCGGGTTCCGTTGCATCCACCGGTGCTCAGTGAGGACGCGGTCAGCCTGCTTCCGGGTGGCGATCGGGCCGCCGTCGTGTGGACGATCGATCTCGACGCCGACGGGGACACCGTGGACGTCCGGGTGGAGCGGGGCCGGGTTCGCAGCCGGGCGAAGCTCGACTATGCGGGGGTGCAGCGGCAGATCGACTCGGGGACCGCGCCGGAGATGCTGACGCTGCTGCCGGAGATCGGTGGGTTGCTTGCGCGGCGGGCCGCGGATCGGGGTGCGGTGAATCTTCCGCTGCCTTCGCAGGAGGTCGAGCGGGACAGTGGCGGGTGGCGGCTGGTGCTGCGGGCGCCCCTGGCGATCGAGGAGCACAACGCGCAGATCTCGCTGCTCACCGGCATGGCGGCGGCGCAGATCATGCTGGATGGCGGGGTCGGGCTGCTGCGGACCATGCCACGGCCGAAAGCGGAGGCCGTCGAGAAGTTGCGGGCCGCAGCCGGGCCGCTCGGTATCCGGTGGCCGGACGGGGCACAGGTCGGGGCGGTCATCGCGGCCGTCGACCCGGCCGATCCGCGGGGCGCCGCGTTCCTGGACCAGGCCGCCGAGCTGCTGCGCGGTGCCGCCTACACGGCCTTCGGCGTGGCGGCTCCGGCCGATTCGGGCCGCGGCGCGGACACCGGCCCAGCGCCATCCGACGGTCAGTCCCGTGGCCCGGCGGAAGGCGGCCGGGACGGTGGTCCGGCGGATGGCGGCCGGGGCGGCGGTCCGGCGGATGGCGGGCGGGAAGGCGGGCGGGGCGGCGGGTCGGCCACGGGTGGTCAGGACGGCGGGGACGGAATCCTCGGCGTTCCGGCCGATGCCGGGCACGGTGGGGTCGGTGCGCCATATGCCCACGTCACGGCGCCGCTGAGGCGGCTTGCGGATCGATATGCGACGGAAGTCTGTCTTTCGAGGTACGCGGGGCGCGAGATTCCCGAATGGGTGCTGAGCGCGCTGCCCCGGCTGCCGAAGACGATGTCGTCGACTGATCGGGTGGCCGGTGCGGCCGACCGGGGCGCCATCGACCTGGCCGAGGCGGTGCTGTTGCAGGGCCGGGTCGGGGAGGTGTTCGAGGCGGCGGTTCTGGATCGGGACGAGGCGAACGGGAAACGGCCGGCCGGCGGGACGATCGCGTTGGACGAGCCGGCCGTGCGGGCCAAGTGTCTCGGGGATCTGCCGCTGGGGGAGCGGGTTCCGGTGCGGCTGACGGCGGCGGACCCGATCAGCCGGACGGTCCGGTTCGAACGCGCCTGA
- a CDS encoding quinone oxidoreductase family protein, whose protein sequence is MLAAVITAFGGPGVFALTEMPEPEGDVVDVTLAGVNYADVYRRRGEYERPPLPAVLGADVVGRRRSDGRRVAALLRGGGGYAQVAPAHHVVEVPDEAGDEQALAVLEQGLTAWHSLHTLGRVGADDVVVITAAAGGVGHLAVQLARAAGARVIGVASSPAKRAFLTELGAHATVDSNHPDLGAALDETPTLVLDSVGGPTFEQLHGALAPFGRIVAYGGAADVPNTVAVDDLMTASTGVLGFWLQRVLDDEELYRSSAARLFHLAGRGLLTARIGGRYPLSAVGSAHADLESRTTSGKLVIDVHRLT, encoded by the coding sequence ATGCTCGCCGCTGTCATCACCGCGTTCGGCGGGCCCGGCGTGTTCGCGCTGACCGAGATGCCCGAACCCGAGGGTGACGTCGTCGACGTGACGCTGGCCGGGGTCAACTACGCCGACGTCTACCGGCGGCGCGGGGAGTACGAGCGGCCGCCCCTGCCCGCCGTGCTCGGCGCCGACGTGGTGGGCCGTCGTCGGTCCGACGGACGCCGGGTCGCCGCACTGCTGCGTGGCGGTGGTGGTTACGCACAGGTCGCCCCGGCGCACCACGTCGTCGAGGTGCCCGACGAGGCGGGTGACGAGCAGGCCCTCGCCGTGCTGGAGCAGGGGCTGACCGCCTGGCACAGCCTGCACACGCTGGGCCGGGTCGGCGCCGACGACGTCGTGGTGATCACCGCGGCCGCCGGTGGGGTCGGTCACCTGGCCGTCCAGCTGGCCCGGGCGGCCGGAGCCCGGGTGATCGGCGTGGCCTCGTCACCGGCGAAACGCGCGTTCCTCACCGAGCTGGGCGCGCACGCCACGGTCGACTCCAACCATCCGGACCTGGGTGCGGCCCTCGACGAGACGCCGACCCTGGTGCTGGACAGCGTCGGCGGGCCCACGTTCGAGCAGCTGCACGGGGCGCTGGCGCCGTTCGGGCGGATCGTGGCGTACGGCGGGGCCGCCGACGTGCCGAACACGGTCGCGGTGGACGATCTGATGACCGCGTCGACCGGGGTGCTCGGCTTCTGGCTGCAGCGGGTGCTGGACGACGAGGAGCTCTACCGGTCGAGTGCGGCGCGGCTGTTCCATCTGGCCGGCCGAGGGCTGCTGACCGCCCGGATCGGTGGGCGGTACCCGCTGTCGGCGGTCGGGTCGGCGCACGCCGATCTGGAGAGCCGCACCACCTCGGGCAAGCTGGTGATCGACGTACACCGCCTCACCTAA
- the panB gene encoding 3-methyl-2-oxobutanoate hydroxymethyltransferase, translating into MSDTIPTLYGGPPTRRVRTRDLLNAKVRGDRWPMLTSYDMYTAQIFDQSGVPVLLVGDSAANNVYGYETTVPVTVDELLPLVRAVVRATKTALIVGDLPFGSYEEGPTQALRTAVRFMKEGGCHAVKLEGGRRMAPQIEAITGAGIPVMGHVGFTPQREHAIGGYRVQGRENEGAEVISDARAVADAGAFAVVLEMVPGEVSKQITKELPIPTVGIGAGPDTDAQVLVWQDMAGLRTGKAPRFVKRYADLAGALTEATRQFADEVRNGEFPAAEHTF; encoded by the coding sequence ATGTCGGACACCATCCCGACCCTGTACGGTGGCCCGCCGACCCGCCGGGTCCGCACCCGTGACCTGCTCAACGCCAAGGTCCGCGGCGACCGCTGGCCGATGCTCACGTCCTACGACATGTACACCGCGCAGATCTTCGACCAGTCCGGCGTGCCGGTGCTGCTGGTCGGCGACTCGGCCGCGAACAACGTCTACGGCTACGAGACCACCGTCCCGGTCACCGTCGACGAGCTGTTGCCGCTGGTCCGTGCGGTGGTCCGGGCCACCAAGACCGCACTGATCGTCGGCGACCTGCCGTTCGGCAGCTACGAGGAGGGCCCGACCCAGGCGCTGCGCACCGCCGTCCGGTTCATGAAGGAGGGTGGCTGCCACGCGGTCAAGCTCGAGGGCGGCCGCCGGATGGCACCGCAGATCGAGGCGATCACCGGCGCCGGCATCCCGGTGATGGGGCACGTCGGCTTCACCCCGCAGCGCGAGCACGCCATCGGCGGCTACCGGGTCCAGGGCCGGGAGAACGAGGGCGCCGAGGTGATCTCGGACGCCCGGGCGGTCGCCGACGCGGGCGCCTTCGCGGTGGTCCTGGAGATGGTTCCGGGCGAGGTCTCCAAGCAGATCACCAAGGAACTCCCGATTCCCACCGTCGGCATCGGCGCCGGCCCCGACACCGACGCGCAGGTACTGGTCTGGCAGGACATGGCCGGGCTGCGCACCGGCAAGGCGCCGCGCTTCGTGAAGCGTTACGCCGACCTCGCCGGGGCCCTCACCGAAGCGACGCGGCAATTCGCGGACGAGGTCCGCAACGGCGAGTTCCCCGCCGCCGAACACACCTTCTGA
- a CDS encoding DUF350 domain-containing protein, with translation MLEDLLEGAGRSIVFGGVGIVLMAVGFVLIDVLTPGKLRDLIWVERNPNAALLLASNQLGIAAIVFTSIFTTYESFGQGLASTALFGVIGIGIMGLAFLVLDWLTPGKLGEVICTQDRHPGALVSAASHFGAALIVCACIA, from the coding sequence GTGCTCGAAGATCTGCTTGAGGGTGCCGGGCGCAGCATAGTGTTCGGCGGCGTCGGCATCGTGTTGATGGCCGTCGGGTTCGTTCTGATCGACGTGCTCACCCCGGGCAAGCTGCGTGATCTGATCTGGGTGGAGCGCAACCCGAACGCGGCGCTGCTGCTGGCCTCGAACCAGTTGGGTATCGCCGCGATCGTCTTCACCTCGATCTTCACCACATATGAGTCGTTCGGCCAGGGGCTGGCGTCGACCGCGCTGTTCGGCGTGATCGGCATCGGCATCATGGGCCTGGCCTTCCTGGTGCTGGACTGGCTGACCCCCGGCAAGCTGGGCGAGGTCATCTGCACCCAGGACCGGCACCCGGGCGCGCTGGTCAGCGCCGCCTCGCACTTCGGGGCGGCCCTGATCGTCTGCGCCTGCATCGCCTGA
- the glnA gene encoding type I glutamate--ammonia ligase: MDRQQEFVLRTLEERDIRFVRLWFTDVLGTLKSVSVAPAELESAFEEGIGIDGSAIEGFARVYESDMVAMPDPTTFQVFPFEGGVSGESARMFCDILLPDGSAAWADPRHVLRRALAKAAEKGFTFYTHPEVEFFLIQDGDNDGSVPVPVDTGGYFDHTTHAVARDFRRQAVLALERIGISVEFSHHEVAPGQQEIDLRYADALTTADNIMTFRHVVKEVALSQGVKATFMPKPYTDQPGSGMHTHLSLFEGERNVFYDSEDPQKLSKTARSFIAGLLVHAREYTAVTNQWVNSYKRLFPLQLPDRITESPAFVSWGHLNRSALVRVPAFGKPNSARVEVRSIDSAANPYLAFAVMLGAGLKGIEEGYELPPGAEDDVWSLSPAERKAAGYEALPENLSEAIDVMSGSELIAEVLGEHVFDFFLRNKRQEWEQFRREVTPYERQRYLGAL; the protein is encoded by the coding sequence GTGGACCGACAGCAGGAGTTCGTGCTTCGTACGCTCGAGGAGCGCGACATCCGTTTCGTCCGGCTCTGGTTCACCGACGTGCTCGGCACGTTGAAGAGTGTGTCGGTCGCCCCGGCCGAGCTGGAGTCCGCCTTCGAGGAGGGCATCGGCATCGACGGCTCGGCGATCGAGGGCTTCGCCCGGGTCTACGAGTCCGACATGGTCGCCATGCCCGACCCCACCACGTTCCAGGTCTTCCCGTTCGAGGGCGGTGTCTCCGGCGAGAGCGCCCGGATGTTCTGCGACATCCTGCTGCCCGACGGCAGCGCCGCCTGGGCCGACCCGCGTCACGTGCTGCGCCGCGCCCTGGCCAAGGCCGCCGAGAAGGGCTTCACCTTCTACACCCACCCCGAGGTCGAGTTCTTCCTGATCCAGGATGGCGACAACGACGGGTCGGTGCCGGTCCCGGTCGACACCGGCGGTTACTTCGACCACACCACCCACGCGGTGGCCCGTGACTTCCGCCGGCAGGCCGTGCTGGCCCTGGAGCGGATCGGCATCTCGGTCGAGTTCAGCCACCACGAGGTCGCGCCCGGCCAGCAGGAGATCGACCTGCGCTACGCGGACGCACTGACCACGGCCGACAACATCATGACGTTCCGGCACGTGGTCAAGGAGGTGGCGCTGTCGCAGGGCGTCAAGGCCACCTTCATGCCGAAGCCGTACACCGACCAGCCCGGCTCGGGCATGCACACCCACCTGTCGCTGTTCGAGGGCGAGCGCAACGTCTTCTACGACAGCGAGGACCCGCAGAAGCTGTCGAAGACGGCCCGGTCGTTCATCGCCGGTCTGCTGGTGCACGCCCGGGAGTACACGGCGGTCACCAACCAGTGGGTCAACTCGTACAAGCGCCTGTTCCCGCTGCAGCTCCCGGACCGGATCACCGAGTCCCCGGCGTTCGTCAGCTGGGGCCACCTCAACCGGTCGGCGCTGGTCCGCGTCCCGGCGTTCGGCAAGCCCAACTCGGCGCGTGTCGAGGTCCGCTCGATCGACTCGGCGGCCAACCCGTACCTGGCCTTCGCGGTCATGCTCGGCGCCGGCCTGAAAGGCATCGAGGAGGGGTACGAGTTGCCGCCCGGTGCCGAGGACGACGTGTGGTCGCTCTCCCCGGCCGAGCGCAAGGCGGCCGGCTACGAGGCGCTCCCGGAGAACCTGTCCGAGGCGATCGACGTGATGTCCGGCTCCGAGCTGATCGCCGAGGTGCTCGGCGAGCACGTCTTCGACTTCTTCCTGCGCAACAAGCGTCAGGAGTGGGAGCAGTTCCGCCGCGAGGTCACGCCGTACGAGCGGCAGCGCTACCTCGGCGCCCTGTAA